Proteins encoded together in one Lathyrus oleraceus cultivar Zhongwan6 chromosome 5, CAAS_Psat_ZW6_1.0, whole genome shotgun sequence window:
- the LOC127078405 gene encoding protein MAIN-LIKE 2-like, with protein sequence MLLFGNLLFSEGTGNSINFMYLSLLGDIDRISTYSWGSAVLAFLYSSLCKNAQNEHCTFSGCAFLLQTWGWWRLPRLAPENPNVYSFPYATRFIATGLDYSLTPKNKIIFYRQLLDRLRAQDVLPLNHSASN encoded by the exons atgctattgtttgggaacttgctattttccgaagggacgggaaatagcataaactttatgtacttgagtttgctcggggacattgatagaataagcacatatagttggggttctgcagtattagcattcctatatagctctttgtgtaaaaatgcacaaaatgagcactgtacattttctggatgtgctttcttgctccaaacatgggggtggtggagattgccgaggctagccccagaaaatcctaatgtctactccttcccctacgcaactag gttcattgcaaccggactggattacagtcttacccccaaaaataaaattatattttatcgtcaactcttggatcgtctccgagcacaagatgtattaccactaaatcactcagcttctaactga